From Quercus robur chromosome 8, dhQueRobu3.1, whole genome shotgun sequence:
CCATTttcaacccgcttaaaatgacccgttttaACCTATGACCcatttgacccgtgacccgattgacccgacccgaacccgcaCGTTTTGCCATGTCTCTCCTACAGGCTACAGCGAAGGCTGGGAAGAAAACTAGAGTACAAATGCCTTAGCCAATAGGAAACGTACTCACTACCTTAGAGACCAACTAGTGCGATTGGACAAAGCAGCTCCCATGATAAGTCAATAAAAAGGATTTCGGAGAAACTAaataactgattttttttatttgaaaaaaaaaaaaaaattgtgtgcatAAGCATATATAAAGTTGGTTTGAAGGGAGCTTTCCGTAAAATCAAAAATAGGCCTAACATCTCATTATACCATAAATTGATTGAAATGACACGGGATGAGATATTGTCCCTTGCAGAAATATGACTCATCTTAAATAGCATCTAATATGATTGATAGTAAGTGAATGCAATAAATACAAAAGTGAGAGGAAGTGAACTAGtgattatcatatatatatatatatatatatatatatagagagagagagagagagagagagagagagagagagagagagagagagagagagactaggGAACCCCCAAGCTTGCCCTTCATAGGATTATGATTAAGTTGGCCATTGATAGGGGAAGGTAGATGGGTTAGGATCAGAAATCAAGTGCAATTCATACTAACTTATTCAACCGAAGCCCATTCGACCAACATGCTCAACCTATCTAAAGGAAGGCATTATTGATCGAGAGTATTGGTTTGTTCATGTTTGATGGGTTGATCCATGGGCTGACTTTAGGCAATCTCATTTAATTGagacaaatcattttttttttcaaatctgttttcaatttcttttggtcttaaaaacacttttttatttatttacatgtttccaatagtattttttattattttgaaaacaacgtaaaactttttttttccaatctcAAGAATAAATTCTTTAGAACactttaaacaaattaaaaatatataaaagtcaaATCAAATGAGTAAATATTTCAGGCATTGGCCAAAATAATAACCAAACAAGAACTATAATCTAACCCATCTCAAGGTAACACTCGAATCGACATAATGCattgaacttaaaaaaagaacagagagaaaccaaagaaaaaaaaaaaaaaaattcagatctcaTAAAACGGGGTTGCAAGAATCAGAAAAATGTAGATCACATGATGTAGCAGTAACTTGGACTCGGATCATAGACTGCCACTTCATAGAATGTGGGATATGGTGGATATTGAGGGCACACGGGTAACTGAATACATCCAGTAGAACAAGTTGAAGATGTACTtggcttcttttcttcttctggtTTTGGTTTCACTGGTTCTggctctttcttttcttccgTCACTTCTTCAACACCCAATAAGGTGGCATAGCAAAGCTTCTTCCTTAACGAGCAGGTCAGGTTAGCCGAGTCAACACATTCACCAATCACCACCAATTGATCTTTATCTGCTCCTTCTACAGCAACTGAGATCACACCTGTAAAATCAATGAACATGTAATTAAGTACCACCTTATT
This genomic window contains:
- the LOC126697929 gene encoding heavy metal-associated isoprenylated plant protein 47-like, with translation MKQKIVIKVQMACDKCRAKAMKIAAIADGVISVAVEGADKDQLVVIGECVDSANLTCSLRKKLCYATLLGVEEVTEEKKEPEPVKPKPEEEKKPSTSSTCSTGCIQLPVCPQYPPYPTFYEVAVYDPSPSYCYIM